The following coding sequences lie in one Arthrobacter sp. SLBN-122 genomic window:
- a CDS encoding NAD-glutamate dehydrogenase: MSSGSSVEDQPLSIEGLEGFMGDYYQHLAEEDARSYSRDVLESRAGEHRRTASERQPGQAKISIMDEEDSSVIFVVTDDMPFLVDSVNAELVRQHAAIKLVVHPLFVATRNRETGELVKVNRVPAHLGISSGDTAAMPNLSHLIAQGGNASHMESWIAVEIQRVPDDVKASLLEGLTRVLKDVRAAVEDWPKMRQKAREIAESLDQVAHPAQIAELRQAKDLLRWLDDGNFTFLGYREYDLLNVDGEDVLELREDSGLGLLRAAADSPHIQHLTDTGRKKAREKRALVITKANSRSTVHRSAYLDYIGVKSFDAAGNVNGERRFIGLFATSAYAGSVRDIPIVREKVDAVLQNAGFPPDSHSGKDLLGILETYPRDELFQIEIPDLAATALGIQKLQERRRTRLFLRPDIYGRFMSAVVYLPRDRYTTNVRLRIEQELRETFQAVSIDYEARMTESALARLFFRIRLPKDVDVSHVNADELEKRLVRAARSWSEGIAEVLREGRDPAEAKELAAIWAEAFPASYRVDYEVEDALEDIARFEKYGAAAERKSGERQDRPGVHVYLPEGAGATLEEDARVKLYMLEPKSLSQILPYFHNLGLEVLDERPFEIETADRRDFFLYDLGLKYPVGVDPVSTGELLAESFGAAVTGAAESDSFDRLVLREGLHWRQITVLRAYARYMRQMGNSSSFGFMADTLLANADVTRGLTALFAARFDPALSDEDRSEAQETVRQKLAASIEKVATLDADRVLRTFVNLIEATLRTNFYQDKPHLSFKLNPAQIEGLPFPRPMFEIWVYSPRVEGVHLRFGKVARGGLRWSDRREDFRTEVLGLVKAQTVKNAVIVPTGAKGGFFAKQLPDPSTDRAAWMAEGVESYKTFIRGLLDLTDNLLTEGDGERLVPPSNVVRHDDDDSYLVVAADKGTATFSDIANSLSAEYGFWLGDAFASGGSVGYDHKAMGITARGAWESVKRHFSELDLDTQTEPFTVVGVGDMSGDVFGNGMLLSRHIRLLAAFDHRHIFLDPNPDEESSFAERQRLFELPRSSWDDYDKSLISEGGGVFVRQAKSIPVSPQVQAALGLPADTTELSPPELLRAILLAPADLLYNGGIGTYVKASSESNASVGDKANDAIRVNGRDLRVKVVGEGGNLGMTQRGRIEAALQGVILNTDAIDNSAGVDCSDHEVNIKIFVDRMVSAGKLPAVERADFLASMTDEVGRLVLEDNIDQNILLLNDRTRVAEWSPSYERLMDWLEKSADLNRDLEALPTTAMLRDRLQQGQGLTSPELSVLAAYAKIELATALRDSDLADDPWFRQTLRSYFPHQLRERFDAELDTHPLRREIIATVVANDMINLGGITFAFRVMEETSASEVAVAKAFVALREVYELDAMVGELNSLPASFPTEHWSTVHLDIRRLLDRAVRWLLSQESVSRPIADVVAEFKPLMDPMRARLLDYLRGDDRERVAEWLAKGREWQLPEGLALRWAELFESFVLLDIAKIARTRKDPVEQIAAVYYTVFNRFHADSLLERISSLPRQDRWQALARAALRDDLYSTVSDMTTAVLEATSAADSPDARLKDWEAQNAEQLGRAKSMFDEVNALEADDMASLSVALRLLRSIVRR, translated from the coding sequence ATGTCGTCTGGATCCAGTGTGGAGGACCAGCCCCTTTCCATTGAAGGCCTTGAAGGTTTCATGGGGGACTACTACCAGCACCTGGCTGAGGAGGATGCCCGAAGCTACTCGCGGGACGTATTGGAGTCCCGGGCCGGGGAGCACAGGCGGACAGCGTCCGAACGGCAGCCAGGGCAGGCAAAAATCTCGATCATGGACGAAGAGGACAGCAGCGTCATCTTTGTCGTCACCGACGATATGCCGTTTCTTGTCGACTCGGTGAATGCAGAACTTGTCCGCCAGCACGCCGCCATCAAGCTTGTGGTGCACCCTCTTTTCGTGGCCACCAGGAACCGGGAAACCGGCGAACTGGTCAAGGTCAACAGGGTCCCCGCGCACTTGGGCATCTCAAGCGGCGACACTGCGGCAATGCCAAACCTGTCCCACCTCATTGCCCAGGGCGGGAATGCCTCGCACATGGAGTCGTGGATCGCCGTCGAAATCCAACGCGTCCCGGACGACGTGAAAGCGTCGCTGCTTGAGGGACTTACCCGCGTCCTGAAAGACGTGCGGGCCGCCGTCGAGGACTGGCCCAAGATGCGTCAAAAGGCCCGGGAAATCGCGGAAAGCCTGGACCAGGTGGCCCATCCGGCGCAGATTGCCGAACTGCGGCAGGCCAAGGACCTGCTGCGGTGGCTCGACGACGGGAACTTCACCTTCCTGGGGTACCGTGAATACGACCTGCTCAACGTGGACGGCGAAGACGTCCTCGAACTGCGCGAAGACAGTGGCCTCGGGCTTTTGCGCGCCGCTGCCGACTCCCCCCACATCCAGCACCTCACCGACACCGGCAGGAAAAAGGCGCGGGAAAAGCGTGCTCTTGTCATCACCAAGGCCAACTCACGGTCCACTGTGCACCGCTCGGCGTACCTGGACTACATCGGCGTCAAAAGCTTCGACGCCGCGGGCAATGTCAACGGCGAGCGCCGCTTCATTGGACTCTTTGCCACCAGCGCCTACGCCGGCTCTGTCCGGGATATCCCGATCGTCCGGGAGAAGGTGGACGCCGTGCTGCAGAACGCGGGGTTCCCGCCGGACTCGCACTCGGGCAAGGATCTCCTTGGAATCCTCGAAACCTACCCGCGTGATGAGCTCTTCCAGATCGAAATTCCCGACCTTGCCGCCACCGCGCTGGGAATCCAGAAGCTGCAGGAACGGCGGCGTACCCGCCTGTTCCTGAGGCCGGACATCTACGGCCGGTTCATGTCTGCCGTCGTCTACCTGCCCCGCGACCGCTACACCACCAACGTCAGGCTGCGGATCGAACAGGAACTGCGGGAAACGTTCCAAGCGGTCTCGATCGATTACGAAGCCCGCATGACGGAATCGGCACTCGCCCGGCTGTTCTTCCGCATCCGGCTGCCCAAGGACGTCGACGTCAGCCATGTCAACGCCGACGAGCTGGAAAAGCGGCTGGTCCGGGCCGCACGGTCGTGGAGTGAGGGAATTGCCGAAGTCCTGCGCGAGGGGCGGGATCCAGCCGAAGCAAAGGAACTGGCCGCTATCTGGGCCGAAGCGTTCCCTGCCAGCTACCGCGTGGACTACGAAGTAGAGGACGCGCTTGAGGACATTGCGCGTTTCGAGAAGTACGGGGCCGCCGCCGAGCGGAAGTCCGGGGAGCGGCAGGACCGTCCCGGCGTGCACGTGTACCTTCCCGAAGGCGCCGGCGCCACCCTCGAAGAGGATGCCCGGGTCAAGCTCTACATGCTGGAACCCAAGAGCCTGAGCCAGATCCTGCCGTATTTCCATAACCTCGGACTCGAGGTCCTCGATGAACGGCCCTTTGAAATCGAAACAGCAGACCGCCGCGACTTCTTCCTTTACGACCTCGGGCTGAAGTACCCGGTGGGCGTGGACCCGGTCTCCACGGGGGAGCTCCTTGCCGAATCCTTTGGTGCGGCTGTCACTGGCGCTGCTGAATCGGACAGCTTTGACCGGCTGGTGCTGAGGGAGGGCCTGCATTGGCGGCAGATCACCGTCCTGCGCGCCTACGCCCGCTACATGCGCCAGATGGGCAACAGCAGCTCCTTCGGCTTCATGGCTGACACGCTCCTTGCAAACGCCGACGTGACAAGAGGCCTCACGGCGCTCTTTGCGGCCCGCTTTGATCCCGCCCTGAGCGATGAAGACCGGTCCGAGGCCCAGGAGACCGTGCGCCAGAAGCTCGCAGCGTCCATCGAGAAGGTCGCAACGCTGGACGCCGACCGCGTGCTGCGCACTTTCGTCAACCTCATCGAGGCCACCCTTCGCACCAACTTTTACCAGGACAAACCGCACCTGAGCTTCAAGCTGAACCCCGCGCAGATCGAAGGCCTGCCGTTCCCGCGGCCCATGTTCGAAATCTGGGTCTACTCCCCGCGTGTTGAGGGTGTGCACCTCCGGTTCGGCAAGGTGGCCCGTGGCGGGCTGCGCTGGTCCGACCGGCGGGAGGATTTCCGGACAGAAGTCCTGGGCCTGGTAAAGGCGCAAACGGTCAAGAACGCCGTCATCGTGCCCACCGGCGCGAAAGGCGGGTTCTTCGCCAAGCAGCTTCCCGATCCTTCCACGGACCGCGCGGCCTGGATGGCTGAAGGCGTCGAAAGCTACAAGACGTTCATCCGCGGACTGCTGGACCTTACTGACAACCTCCTCACTGAAGGCGACGGCGAACGGCTCGTGCCGCCGTCGAACGTTGTCAGGCATGACGACGACGACTCCTACCTTGTGGTCGCGGCGGACAAGGGAACGGCTACTTTTTCCGACATTGCCAACAGCCTCTCCGCGGAGTATGGCTTCTGGCTTGGCGACGCATTCGCCTCCGGCGGTTCGGTTGGTTACGACCACAAGGCCATGGGCATCACCGCACGCGGCGCCTGGGAATCCGTCAAACGCCACTTCAGCGAACTGGACCTGGATACGCAGACTGAGCCGTTCACCGTGGTGGGCGTGGGGGACATGTCCGGCGACGTATTCGGCAACGGGATGCTCCTGTCCCGGCATATCCGGCTGCTCGCGGCATTCGACCACCGGCACATCTTCCTGGACCCCAACCCCGACGAGGAATCCTCGTTTGCGGAGCGCCAGAGGCTGTTCGAGCTGCCCAGGTCCTCCTGGGACGATTACGACAAGTCGCTGATCAGCGAAGGCGGCGGAGTCTTCGTCCGGCAGGCCAAATCCATCCCCGTGTCCCCCCAGGTGCAGGCCGCGCTGGGGCTCCCGGCGGACACCACCGAACTCAGCCCTCCGGAGCTGCTGCGTGCCATCCTGCTGGCACCTGCGGACCTGCTCTACAACGGCGGAATCGGGACCTACGTCAAGGCGAGCTCCGAGTCCAACGCGTCCGTGGGTGACAAGGCCAACGACGCGATCCGGGTCAACGGCCGCGACCTGCGCGTCAAGGTGGTGGGCGAAGGCGGAAACCTTGGCATGACCCAGCGCGGCCGCATCGAGGCGGCCCTGCAGGGCGTTATTCTCAACACGGACGCCATTGACAACTCCGCCGGCGTGGACTGCTCCGACCACGAAGTGAACATCAAGATCTTCGTTGACCGGATGGTGTCTGCGGGCAAGCTGCCTGCCGTCGAGCGCGCCGACTTCCTCGCCTCCATGACGGATGAGGTTGGCCGGCTGGTCCTTGAAGACAACATCGACCAGAACATCCTGCTGCTCAACGACCGGACCCGGGTGGCGGAGTGGAGCCCGAGCTATGAGCGGCTCATGGACTGGCTGGAGAAGAGCGCCGATTTGAACCGGGACCTGGAGGCGTTGCCAACCACGGCGATGCTGCGGGACCGGCTGCAGCAGGGGCAGGGCCTGACGTCACCGGAGCTTTCGGTGCTGGCCGCGTATGCCAAGATCGAGCTGGCAACGGCGCTGCGCGACAGCGACCTTGCCGATGACCCGTGGTTCCGGCAGACGCTGCGTTCATACTTCCCCCACCAGCTGCGCGAACGCTTTGACGCGGAGCTGGACACCCACCCGCTGCGCCGCGAGATCATCGCCACGGTAGTGGCGAACGACATGATCAACCTCGGCGGAATCACCTTCGCCTTCCGCGTCATGGAGGAGACATCGGCCAGCGAAGTAGCCGTCGCCAAGGCTTTCGTGGCCCTGCGCGAGGTATACGAACTGGATGCGATGGTGGGCGAACTGAACAGCCTGCCTGCCTCGTTCCCCACGGAGCACTGGAGCACGGTCCACCTGGACATCCGCCGGCTCTTGGACCGGGCGGTCCGCTGGCTGCTGAGCCAGGAGAGTGTTTCACGTCCCATTGCCGACGTGGTGGCCGAGTTCAAGCCGCTCATGGATCCGATGCGGGCCAGGCTGTTGGACTACCTGCGCGGCGACGACCGGGAACGCGTGGCAGAGTGGCTGGCGAAGGGCCGCGAGTGGCAACTTCCCGAAGGCCTTGCCCTGCGTTGGGCCGAGCTGTTCGAAAGCTTTGTGCTGCTGGATATCGCCAAGATCGCCAGGACCCGGAAGGACCCGGTGGAGCAGATTGCCGCCGTCTACTACACCGTGTTCAACCGTTTCCATGCCGACTCCCTGCTGGAGCGGATCAGCAGCTTGCCGCGCCAGGACCGGTGGCAGGCGCTGGCCCGGGCAGCCCTGCGTGATGATCTGTACTCGACAGTGTCGGACATGACGACGGCGGTGCTGGAAGCCACGTCCGCCGCCGACTCACCCGACGCGCGGCTCAAGGACTGGGAAGCGCAGAATGCCGAGCAGTTGGGCAGGGCGAAGAGCATGTTCGACGAGGTGAACGCACTGGAGGCCGACGACATGGCCTCACTGTCGGTAGCATTGAGGCTCTTGAGGTCAATCGTCCGACGCTAG
- a CDS encoding AAA family ATPase, translating to MSIPVVTVGQSREDLVGGLERLHGPVTVVRRCTELPELLAACQSGLARAAVVAEGSEGLSASLVDRLGAVGVAIIALTDNAEEADRLRRIGVASALTGIKSAELSDRIADAVAQLTGGVRPASLSSLADTGAALATEPVVPGLDAEGSGAGELIVVWGPAGSPGRTTVAVNIAGEMAADGRGVLLVDADSYGASVAAVLGLLDESAGLAQACRLADQGLLDADALRKVAATIATTAGTFRVLTGITRADRWTELRAPALALVLERARQIADVVVVDTGFCLEADEELSFDTMAPRRNAATLRPLELADTVYAVGAADPVGVPRLVRALAELEGALPQASPTVIMNKVRSSSVGRAPERQLRDAWDRYGPASGLKAFLPYDPAAADAALLAGSLLLEASPDSALRHSIRELVCAPDQRKAKSSVFSSTPRRRAKD from the coding sequence GTGAGCATCCCCGTTGTCACCGTAGGCCAGAGCCGTGAGGACCTGGTAGGCGGCCTCGAAAGACTCCACGGCCCGGTCACAGTGGTTCGACGGTGCACCGAACTTCCCGAACTGCTTGCCGCCTGCCAGAGCGGACTGGCAAGGGCGGCCGTGGTGGCGGAGGGTTCCGAGGGGCTAAGCGCTTCCCTGGTGGACCGTCTGGGAGCTGTTGGCGTGGCTATCATCGCCCTGACTGATAATGCGGAGGAGGCAGACCGGCTCCGCAGGATCGGTGTCGCCTCGGCGCTTACAGGGATTAAGTCCGCTGAGCTTTCAGACAGGATCGCCGACGCCGTCGCCCAGTTGACGGGCGGGGTTCGTCCGGCCAGCCTCAGTTCACTGGCCGATACCGGGGCTGCGCTGGCAACAGAACCCGTTGTGCCTGGACTGGACGCGGAGGGGTCCGGTGCCGGGGAGCTGATCGTTGTCTGGGGTCCGGCCGGATCCCCGGGCCGGACCACTGTTGCGGTGAACATTGCCGGTGAGATGGCAGCTGACGGGCGGGGAGTCCTGCTGGTCGACGCCGACAGCTACGGCGCCAGTGTGGCGGCAGTGTTGGGCCTGCTGGATGAGTCAGCAGGGCTGGCCCAGGCGTGCAGGCTTGCCGACCAGGGGCTGCTGGACGCGGACGCGCTGCGTAAGGTGGCCGCCACGATTGCCACCACAGCCGGGACGTTCCGGGTGTTGACCGGCATAACCCGCGCCGACCGGTGGACCGAGCTGCGTGCGCCTGCCCTGGCCCTGGTGCTTGAGCGGGCCCGGCAGATTGCCGACGTTGTGGTGGTGGATACCGGCTTTTGTCTTGAGGCGGATGAGGAGCTGAGCTTTGACACCATGGCGCCGCGGCGGAACGCGGCTACGCTGCGCCCGCTGGAACTTGCTGACACCGTCTATGCCGTGGGAGCTGCTGATCCCGTGGGCGTACCCCGGTTGGTCCGTGCACTTGCCGAACTGGAAGGTGCGCTTCCGCAGGCATCGCCCACCGTCATCATGAACAAGGTGCGTTCGTCCTCCGTCGGAAGGGCCCCGGAGCGCCAACTGCGGGATGCCTGGGATAGGTATGGACCCGCGTCCGGACTCAAGGCGTTCCTGCCCTACGACCCCGCAGCCGCAGACGCAGCCCTCCTGGCAGGGTCGTTGCTGCTCGAAGCGTCCCCCGACTCGGCCCTTCGGCATTCGATCAGAGAGTTGGTTTGTGCACCCGACCAGCGAAAAGCGAAATCATCTGTATTCTCTTCCACACCGAGGCGAAGAGCAAAGGACTAG
- a CDS encoding helix-turn-helix domain-containing protein yields the protein MPRFLTLADVAEQLQINSPAAYALVRSGELKAIQVGGRGQWRVEEKMLEQYIQERYAEASRMIQESRSKTV from the coding sequence ATGCCCAGGTTCCTCACACTCGCGGACGTCGCGGAACAGCTCCAGATCAACTCCCCTGCGGCCTATGCTCTGGTCCGCAGCGGTGAACTGAAGGCCATCCAGGTGGGCGGCCGTGGGCAATGGCGGGTTGAAGAGAAGATGCTGGAGCAGTACATCCAGGAGCGCTATGCCGAGGCCAGCCGCATGATCCAGGAGTCGCGCTCCAAAACTGTCTGA
- a CDS encoding LysM peptidoglycan-binding domain-containing protein, protein MARSGRIRRWDTGMALALLMLGILLCVLAVGLLSQWQQSTARHQGESVDILLGGATAVAGIGLLLWWAVSLLSACASVLLDRLGRRRAAAAARRLSPAFMQRAVVAALSLQLVTGVAANAGVLSTAGPEWTPTQEQAAPATASDAVSRQHVPQPGASNTPRDDRLQNQPLPNEVPSAGREGPSPASGSSTQPAVSGLRPGWQPASPVVEPGLLAAPEARTTAGPGPGRSDTAAIDMGGQTMAVTVLAGDTLWDIVAAYLGPEASDVDVALEWPRWYEANRALIGGSPDVLLPGQILHAPAVS, encoded by the coding sequence ATGGCTCGTTCCGGGAGGATCCGGCGGTGGGATACAGGTATGGCGCTGGCCCTGCTGATGCTTGGCATCCTGCTCTGCGTCCTCGCAGTGGGCCTGTTGTCCCAGTGGCAGCAATCCACCGCACGGCATCAAGGCGAATCGGTGGATATCCTGCTCGGCGGGGCCACGGCAGTTGCCGGCATTGGACTTCTGCTCTGGTGGGCAGTCTCACTCCTGAGTGCCTGTGCGTCCGTTCTGCTGGATCGCCTGGGACGACGCCGGGCCGCGGCGGCCGCGCGAAGGCTTTCGCCTGCTTTCATGCAGCGGGCAGTGGTTGCCGCACTCTCACTGCAACTCGTGACAGGTGTCGCCGCAAACGCGGGGGTGTTAAGTACGGCAGGGCCCGAGTGGACACCAACACAGGAACAGGCGGCGCCGGCCACTGCATCAGACGCGGTCTCCCGCCAACACGTGCCGCAGCCTGGCGCCAGCAACACCCCCCGCGACGATCGGCTCCAAAACCAGCCACTTCCGAATGAAGTACCGTCAGCCGGCCGGGAAGGCCCTTCACCGGCATCGGGATCCAGCACGCAACCAGCCGTCAGCGGGCTCCGCCCGGGATGGCAGCCGGCTTCCCCTGTGGTGGAACCGGGACTGCTGGCCGCACCGGAGGCCAGGACCACTGCCGGACCCGGGCCGGGTCGCAGTGACACCGCAGCCATTGACATGGGCGGCCAGACGATGGCGGTGACCGTACTCGCCGGCGACACGCTGTGGGACATCGTTGCTGCCTACCTGGGACCGGAGGCATCAGACGTGGACGTCGCCCTTGAATGGCCACGGTGGTATGAAGCGAACCGTGCGCTGATAGGCGGGAGCCCGGATGTACTGCTGCCGGGCCAGATACTCCATGCGCCGGCAGTTTCGTAG
- a CDS encoding Rv3235 family protein has protein sequence MTALTPIRAAEGLAAEARQAGSDPVKPRPVPAAIPGAPSSGVNPPSLQPVSEAAEVRAITRGTVQASMEVLAGIRPIHQLARRLDPRCLASLQHRAALIRRELARTGNPALARLHRNSTVRSVRVCEVAEGIYEASAVVVDDVRARAVAVRLERSKQVWRIVELVIG, from the coding sequence ATGACAGCATTGACACCCATCCGGGCCGCTGAAGGGCTGGCCGCAGAGGCCAGGCAGGCAGGGAGTGACCCCGTCAAGCCCCGGCCAGTGCCAGCGGCAATCCCTGGCGCCCCGTCTTCCGGCGTAAACCCTCCGTCCCTGCAGCCGGTCAGTGAGGCTGCAGAAGTCAGGGCCATTACCCGGGGGACGGTGCAGGCATCCATGGAAGTCCTGGCCGGAATCCGTCCCATCCACCAGTTGGCGCGGCGCCTGGATCCGCGCTGCCTGGCATCGCTGCAGCACCGCGCGGCCCTGATCAGGCGCGAACTGGCCAGGACGGGCAATCCCGCCCTGGCCAGGCTGCACAGGAATTCAACCGTCCGCTCCGTACGCGTCTGTGAGGTAGCTGAGGGAATCTATGAGGCCAGTGCCGTGGTGGTGGATGACGTGCGGGCCCGCGCCGTCGCTGTCCGGCTTGAGCGCAGCAAGCAGGTGTGGCGCATAGTCGAACTTGTCATCGGCTGA